Genomic window (Daucus carota subsp. sativus chromosome 5, DH1 v3.0, whole genome shotgun sequence):
TGGGATATGTATAAACACAAGAGTAGATGTAAATAAATTTGTTATTACCAGAAAAAGTTAACCAGAAATAGGCAAGCAAAAGATATGAAAATAGACGGTTGAGTGTTGAGGACCACTCGTAGTGACAAATCATAGATAGTTGAATATGAATTTATAATGCCGTGAGACCTGTGAGTGTGAAAACTCGGACAAGTTCGTGGTTTTATCGGGGTTTGAGTTGAGGCTTGGGATTTATTTGGAAATACCATTGTGGCTATTAATACAATTGAACTATAGAATATTTACCATTGAAATTAACTGAATTTATAAGTGCAAGAAACatttatattcaattattattaaaactatAAAATATAAGAGAAATATGTATACAAATTTCATTCTAAAATTTTCAAGTAATTTTATGTTGAAAAAATAACTTCAATTAAtcataacttaaaataataataataataaaaaaattaaaaattagcaTTATCCAAAATACCTTAGCCTCCTGACAGATCTTTCCATCTCCTTTTTTTTTCCCAATGCGCCTTCAGGAGTTCAGGGTCTTCAGTCACTTTTTACTGTGaaatctttatttatttattttaaataatactcTTTGTTTGGCCGGGATTAccatcttttaaaattattttatttgttttagttattatttttttgttgaattttattcccaatttatctaaattttattttgcttggtaactttttttttatatttagtctAATTCAATGTCCTAGATGCTGTTGATAGCACAAATTGACTATAATGAAGGGGACAATATGCATATATTAACTCGAATTTCCGCTTGATTGTCTTTTTCATGAAAATCagattaatcaataatataatttattttatatttattgaatataattatttttcaagtGTTATATGATTCTTCATTGTTAAATTAACTCTTTTTCagaaaatataagaatataaataattattatagccaccagtatagtacattcaaaatttatttagttttttaactaatatatattcatcctcatatataattttttataatgataaattagtgatatatattatttcttaaattaaagttaattaaaattttagtgattTCTCATCATGATACCATTTAAATGATTTCCAGAGTAGCAACACAAAAGTACGTAGATAAAAAATCAGCTGCTAACAAAGAAGGCATATTATAAtgctaatattatattataaagctTCGCCCTATGATTGTGCAACTTTAAAAGATTGAAAGGTAAAGTATCGATGTAAGCAGATTTAAGAGTAAAGACAGATGCAAGATACTTTGTCCAATTTTCAAGGTAAAATGCCTTGGCCATTACTAGGAGTCTTAAGTGCATTGTAGATTTGTATTTGATTTCTTTCAATTATTAATTTGCATGCAATATATCTGTTGCATTAGAAAATTCTTCTCGACGATTCGGCTCCTTTTTCAGTTATGTTTTGGTTGAAAAACATTGATAACAGAGGTCATACATATGCCTTTGTCATATGAACATGACATTCTAGAACTTGGGTTCATTTTGtataaaatgaaatgagaaaTTATTGGAAAGTTTTAAAGTGGAAAAAAGTACGAGACAATATTGACTAAAACTATGTCGGTCTAAAATTAAATGATGAAACTTGTAGAGAAATAAGATAAAGAAGTTGAACATTATTTCTTCTAAAACATGTGAGTTCGTTTTTAGTTCAAATTGTTTGGAATGATTTTAgagtataaatttcattctatCCATGTGAATGCAAACCAAGTCTAACAAATAATGAAtcagttataattataattttgtaacagGAAGAATGAATCAGTTTGAAATGAAGCGTAATCAGATAATCCCCTGTACATTTTGATGAAATGGTGAAAGCGAAAGGTAAGAATATAAAACTCTTATGGTGAAAGTAAAAGGTAAGAATATAAAACTCTTAAACTCATCTAACATATTAATATTCACAGAAAGTAAGGACTATGAAGATGGTAAGAAAATTTTGTGACAAATTACAAGGTTGATTCTTCTGACAGTTTATTTCACTCTTCAAACTGAGAAAAAGCTACATGTATAACTGAAGGGATTTGGTGAACAAATAAGACAATAACAAATGATATAATTCACAAATAATAACATGGATACTGATCTAAACTCTGAAGATACAATAGCTGCAATCTATACTTTTATCAACCTTTCCTGACTCTTCTGTATCTACCCTAAAACCATTACCAAACTGTTTTCTTTTCTAGTTTCTGGCTTCTTCTCTAAGAACCGATGAACGAAATCATTGCTGAACAGAAACACACATTCTATATACGCATGGAAAGAAGAACGATGTAGCACGAAGGATATGTTGCTGATGCTTGCTTTGTCTATTAGGTTGGGACAATTGTGCCAATATAGCCGAATCCCACAATTGAAAAGGTTATTGTCTGGAGGAACATGTAAACGAAGTAATTGTTTTTTCCATAAAGATAATCATAGCAGCCGCAGAAGAAGAGAAATGCTGTGAAGCCCAGCTCTGTAACATGTATCCTGAAAACACATCACAGGAGTTGGAAAGGGGAACCAGTAGTTACAAATCAATGTTATAAACAAGGATGTACATTTTACTCTACTGATAGAGATGTGCTGATGATGATCACATATGCTATGTTAAGAACTCAGAACGACTCTAAATGTTGTCACTAGAACTGAATGCACATTTTTAAGTATTATTACCTGTCTCCTATATTGAAGTTGAACTGGAACTTCTTGTTCGATTTGCTGTTTTTGTTCTTAAGACCATCTCCTAGTTTCTCAGTCACAACCCATTCATTAGCTCTTTTTGCTTCAAATAAACCAATGAAGGTTGCCTTGGTGCGGTGGAAAGACATGACATTTTCAAACAAAATCCAGTAAAACAATAAATGGATTGACCTGCAAAATCCAGTTCAACAAACTAAGGgaaaagataaaattttaaaaggtCTCAGATATATTAGAAAAGAAGTTCCCGGACCTTGGTGTTCCAACTGAATTGAGAGTGGTGATAATGCAAGGAATGTAAATGGCTCCCCATTTTGGAACATCGATTTCAGGAACCATGATGGTTAATGGAAGGACGacgcagaaaaagaaaaatgtgaCCATATGAGCTATGATCTTCCTCACAAAGAAGAAGCTGTATATTACATAAACCTTCTTCCAGAAGTTCACTTTCTGCAACAATCAGCAcaaaatataaagatatattgTTAATACTGTTTCGGTTTAGATAGAATCAGAATTGTGACACTATAGTGTAGTAAACATGCCTTGTTCCTCACGATTTCCATCACCATTTTCCTGAACAAATTAGCAGGACCACACGACCATCTATGTTGTTGATACCGGAAGGCTTTGAAAGTACTAGGAAGTTCACTTTTTACCTGTGGTAAAATTATCACATAAAAACTGTTATAAGCTAAAAGAACTGATCTTTAAGTTGTTATGAAATATATGATGTATCATACAATGCAAAATCACATAAGAAGTATTAGGTACCTGAAGATCACCAAGATAAACGAATTTCCAGCCCCTAAGACTAGCTCGGACAGCAAGATCCATATCTTCGACTGTTGTTCGATCCTTCCACCCACCTGCTTCATTGATAGCAGCAATTCTCCATATACCACCCGTCCCTGTACAATGGTAGAATTAAGAAAAAACTGCCAGGCCTGTAATAAATTACAGGGAGTGTTCATAATAATGCATAAAGAAGACATCCTAAACTCATAAATTTTGAAACTTTGGTTGGCCAATCTATCAGTGCTTCACAAGCAGTATTTGACTTGAAGGGATTGGACCACAGACCTAAAAACTCAACAAGTGATCAAGTCTGgatattaataatcaaaatggACCATTGTCTCTATGGTCTTGGGCATAAGAGTCACATGTCATGATTGTTTTTAGAATCCAAAGTATCTACAAAAATTGAGTCAGGGTTTATTCTTGTAGATGGCAAGTCAGGGTCTGCCACCAGAGTATGAAACTGTCAAGTTAATTGAGAAGTTGGGACAAGTAAACATAGGCAGTAACTGTTAAAACATTTTGTCAAGTCATATTTTTTGTAGTGTGCATcgttcttattttttttcttttcctgttgGGTATTTACATACAAAGGAGGCAAATGACAATTCGAACTCATTATTGTAATCATTCAGGGAGGAAGTGTTTTTGAGTAAGCTTATAAGCTAATAGAGTGGTATCAAGACAAAAGGACGGCAAATGTTAATAATGGAAGCTGAAATATAAGTACCATTGAAACCAAAGAAGGCATGAGTAGCTGATCCTACTTCTTGCTCCACTGTAAAATGATAATCCAGTGACATCTCTTGCATTCTTGTCATCAAGCATTCATCAGAATTCACTGCAATATTAATCACACTTATTCCCTTGATATTTCATGTATAAAAAACAGCTTTTTTTAACACCAGTTATATCAGACCAAATTatcaaatagaaaaaaatagacAGTCAGACacatcatatactatatactcaTGTATACAGATGCATATAAAATGTTTATTGTGGAAGACCATAGGCCTAAGTGTCGGTGAGCCAATCATCTCTCAAGTTGACAAACTTACCTCTGAAATCTATACACTTTCTCTGCCGATTTATCCGGGGAAGAACTTTGTTTTCTACCTCAAAAATAATAGTTTTTCTTACACCAATATAATATTACCGGTCAACAAAATTTGATACCTCAAGCAGAAAGAAACAATTCTATAATAAAACTACTTCTTAATATTGGAAATTTTGGTAGGACAATGTAAAAAAAGGGGAAGATGCAGGAGTGGTTCTACAAACTACCAACACCTTGAGAGGTCCAGACAATCATATTGAGACAGTCAAATTGGCCCACTCCACCTGCAGTGTATTTCAGGGAATCCCCACTTCACCATGCCAACAGGttaaaacaaatttaacaaaCGTTCGAAAGTACGCTGTGACGGATGAGAtgcaaacaaaatttaaatgtttcgaAAATTATTCGTTTTATAGGAACCTACAAAAACCTTCACTGTCTAAAATATCTTACTGAAAACATGACACAGTCCTGCTTTAAGAATCTTCTCATTCTCAAAGGTAAAACGGGTGACACACTAAACCACCGACACTCTTAaaatgatagcagaaacataatATGATAGAAACAACAAGAAGTAGTTATAGTGGAAAATTTTAAGACCGTGACACTGCTTAATTTGATTAGTTGGTTAGTAGGTTTACCGAATCTCCATCTAGCTTGAACAAGCGCAATTTTGGAATTGTGCATGAGGAACGGGATGGATCGCCGCAGAAAATCAGGTTCTGGCCGGAAATCAGCATCGAAAATGGCAACATATTCGCAATCTTTAACGTAATCTCGTTTTAATCCTTCTTTGAGAGCACCAGCTTTGTAGCCTCCCCTTGTTTCTCTGATTTGGTAGGTAATGTTCAAGCCTTTGGCTGCCCACCTTTTGCACTCTTTCTCAACTAACTCCTGCAACATTAATTATAATCATTAAAAACGTTAAATAAAGATGCAAATTGTACCAAAACAATCATCTAATGATGTACCAAATGCTAACGTGTCCATACACATCATCACATAAATATTTTGTGTCAAGGGTAAGTAAAAGCACAAGTAACTTCAAGCAAGTCAAATCTTGAGTTGCCAGAAGATCTATCAACGAAACTTAACCAAATATGGAACTTGACAGATAGACTAAGACAAACAAGATAAGAAGTGTTTGAATTAAGCGAATTTTGGACTTGAAATTACCTTGACAATAGGGTCAGTTGAATCATCAAGAACTTGAATAACAAGACGATCTGCAGGCCATGAGAGATTACATGCAGCCCCAATTGAGATCTTGTAAACCTGTCCAGAAAAGAACAAAATTACGCAAACAGACAAGCACACTTCTTAAAAATCTTATTTCTGAGCTGTAAGAAATTTGGACAGTCCCAAACTGTGACAGAGAACAATAAACAAACAATAACAGAGCATGAAATAATTGCAAAAATCAAGAAATGTGATAAGACTAACCTCTTTTTCATTGAACATAGGAATCTGAATAAGAACCAATGGAAAAGTAGAGCTTCCAGCTTCCAAATCTTCCTTCATGGGCTCCCAGTTGTATCTTTTTTCAGGCTTTTGCCAGAAGAGTTTCACCAAAACAATGACTATACCCATGTATAATCTCTCAGCAAACAACATGAGTTCCATAGCTAAACATACAACCACTGCAAATTTCAGCAATGGTACAATCAATGGGACTCTAATCAGCTCCCACAGCAATCCAAGTTGTGAAGTTAAATCCACTGTTGTTCCCTGGAACGTCTCTGGCATGAAACTATTCGCGGAAACCTCAGCCATATTTTCTACAAAAACAGAGTAAAAAACAGAGCAAAACAGGGGAGCTTAAAAGCAACCACTAGATCTGCATATACGCAAAAATCTTTATGTGGGTATGTATGAATTTTGTATATGAAGCTGTTGAATAACAATGTGGATGAGATTCGGCTAAAGCATCAACAGCTTTTACTCAAGTGAGGCTAGTTTTACAgatctctctgttttttttctGTGAATAGAAAAAGGTCTCTCCCCTGTTTTAGCAAGTGCTGATACtgtctgtaatcttttctaatgaatcataaattcataatagaAGAAGAGACAGAGCAACTGCACTGTGCAGAGGGAGAGGCTGTAGTATCAAGTATGTGTGAGCGTAGAGCGAGAAGCAGGGAGTTTTATAGTCGTTGTTGCCTTCTTGGTCTGTTAAATACATACAATcatttacatatacatatatttctCATGTACTTCTTGTAAAATAGTAGTATTATAATCAGCAAATAAAACTCCCTGCGTCctatttatacaattttttaattatactttattttGCTGTAtgtatataatactccctccgtccacctgagttgtatacattgggggacggggacgcggcacggactttaatgctcctgcaaagtgtagttgtgcaatttatttttaaaatttttcttttctgaattaaagtttagatgttatatttttatacagaaaaaaaaaatctcaataataagttacggaactatattttataagagcattgaaatgcgtgtcgaacagttaaaaagaaacgtatagaattaaatgggacagagggagtataagttataatttgttttcaaacttttttatttctgaataaaaaattaaatattatatttttattcagaaaaaattcaaaacaagttatgaattttttaaaaatatataaataactagAAAAGACGGAATATCAACAAGAGTAATAACAGTATTACGTTTTCACTGTTGTTATTTGTTGGTCTCACTGTTTCAACTACTATTTGTGGAGTGATTCTTAAATTGTAATAGTTGTCAGCAGCCACACAGCTCTTTGGCAAATTTCCCGTTGCAATAGTATTTTCTTATGACTCTAAATTTTCCCAGAGGAGTCAtttcattatttataattatagtttAACAATTAGGAAACGGCTAGTAGCACTTGATCATTCAAATAACAACTCAGTGTGTGTTACATTTTGTCTTATTTTTGAAACTATGTTACTCAAGTTTTAGTTTGTCTTTCTTATAGTTTTGGCCATATGGGCCACATATGAATATGATACCATCAAAATTAAGAAACACAGAATCCAAATTCATCCCAAATGAAGAGTTAATGATTATAGATATTTTTCtcacaaatataataataataataataataataactaaaatttatcatatatcatttcagaaGAATTTTGTGATAATTTTCAGTATTCTAGCATTACTCTATAGGCTATACTGATTGATAATGTGATTCCGCAGTTTACAGAATATTATACTCAATTTGATACAATTTTGATCTTGTTCTTcaaataaaaagattatttattaaataggaAAGTTTCATGTGAaatataaaaggaaaaaaagttTTTTCATCCACTC
Coding sequences:
- the LOC108223759 gene encoding glucomannan 4-beta-mannosyltransferase 2 codes for the protein MAEVSANSFMPETFQGTTVDLTSQLGLLWELIRVPLIVPLLKFAVVVCLAMELMLFAERLYMGIVIVLVKLFWQKPEKRYNWEPMKEDLEAGSSTFPLVLIQIPMFNEKEVYKISIGAACNLSWPADRLVIQVLDDSTDPIVKELVEKECKRWAAKGLNITYQIRETRGGYKAGALKEGLKRDYVKDCEYVAIFDADFRPEPDFLRRSIPFLMHNSKIALVQARWRFVNSDECLMTRMQEMSLDYHFTVEQEVGSATHAFFGFNGTGGIWRIAAINEAGGWKDRTTVEDMDLAVRASLRGWKFVYLGDLQVKSELPSTFKAFRYQQHRWSCGPANLFRKMVMEIVRNKKVNFWKKVYVIYSFFFVRKIIAHMVTFFFFCVVLPLTIMVPEIDVPKWGAIYIPCIITTLNSVGTPRSIHLLFYWILFENVMSFHRTKATFIGLFEAKRANEWVVTEKLGDGLKNKNSKSNKKFQFNFNIGDRIHVTELGFTAFLFFCGCYDYLYGKNNYFVYMFLQTITFSIVGFGYIGTIVPT